A genomic window from Halorubrum trapanicum includes:
- a CDS encoding Cdc6/Cdc18 family protein, translated as MDEGDHTPRTDGGIDPDDDDESDHSSDSEDSSPSHSSTSDPDSFGVEGSGTDEFEDGASAAEDTDIEDFDPDAPTETVPDSPTEVDSDDPIETDPDTDPDVDDGSDLDTPDVDSIESDADTASLSTDARPETAGLDNGGRDRSSPDVDFDGVVLDDDEDNQGLFDDLLSGEPIFENKEVLRPSYTPHELPHRNDQINRMATILVSALRGETPSNILIYGKTGTGKTASAKFVSQELESTSQKYDVPCEVEYINCEVTDTQYRVLAQLANTFIEENQAVIADRLERLEELRADAANADETAGQDAAAALADTEFDSVDELDERIETLEDDADEMEEVPMTGWPTDRVYSTFFEAVDYHERVVVIMLDEIDKLVEKSGDDTLYNLSRMNSELDRSRISIMGISNDLKFTDFLDPRVKSSLGEEEIVFPPYDANQLRDILQHRADTAFKPDALTDDVIPLCAAFAAQEHGDARRALDLLRTAGELAERSQAEIVAEKHVRQAQDKIELDRVVEVVRTLPTQSKIVLFAVILLEKNGVHNINTGEVFNIYKRLCEEIDADVLTQRRVTDLISELDMLGIVNAVVVSKGRYGRTKEMGLSVPVEETEAVLLSDSRLGDIENAQPFVQARFDN; from the coding sequence ATGGACGAAGGCGATCACACACCGCGGACCGACGGCGGCATCGACCCGGACGACGACGACGAATCGGACCACAGCAGCGACTCCGAGGACTCGTCGCCAAGTCACTCTTCGACTTCGGACCCCGACAGCTTCGGCGTCGAGGGCTCCGGAACCGACGAGTTCGAGGACGGCGCTTCAGCGGCTGAGGACACCGATATCGAGGATTTCGATCCCGACGCTCCAACCGAAACAGTGCCCGACAGTCCGACCGAAGTCGACTCCGACGACCCAATCGAAACCGACCCCGATACCGACCCCGACGTCGACGACGGATCCGATCTCGATACGCCGGACGTCGACTCGATCGAATCGGACGCCGACACGGCTTCCCTCTCGACCGACGCTCGACCCGAAACGGCGGGGCTCGACAACGGCGGTCGCGACCGCTCGTCGCCCGACGTCGACTTCGACGGCGTCGTCCTCGACGACGACGAAGACAACCAGGGCCTGTTCGACGACCTCCTCTCGGGCGAACCGATCTTCGAGAACAAGGAGGTCCTCCGCCCTTCGTACACCCCGCACGAGCTCCCGCACCGCAACGACCAGATCAACCGGATGGCGACGATCCTCGTCTCCGCGCTCCGCGGCGAGACCCCCTCGAACATCCTGATCTACGGGAAGACGGGGACCGGGAAGACCGCCTCGGCGAAGTTCGTCTCCCAGGAGCTCGAGTCCACCTCCCAGAAGTACGACGTCCCCTGCGAGGTCGAGTACATCAACTGCGAGGTGACCGATACACAGTACCGCGTCCTCGCCCAGCTCGCGAACACGTTCATCGAGGAGAACCAGGCGGTGATCGCCGACCGGCTGGAGCGCCTCGAAGAGCTCCGCGCGGACGCGGCGAACGCCGACGAGACGGCCGGCCAAGACGCGGCAGCCGCCCTCGCAGACACCGAGTTCGACTCTGTCGACGAGCTCGACGAGCGCATCGAAACCCTCGAAGACGACGCCGACGAGATGGAGGAGGTCCCGATGACGGGGTGGCCAACCGACCGCGTCTACTCGACGTTCTTCGAGGCGGTCGACTACCACGAGCGCGTGGTCGTGATCATGCTCGACGAGATCGACAAGCTCGTCGAGAAGAGCGGCGACGACACCCTCTACAATCTCTCGCGGATGAACTCCGAGCTCGACCGCTCGCGGATCTCGATCATGGGGATCTCGAACGACCTGAAGTTCACCGACTTCCTCGACCCCCGCGTCAAGTCGAGCCTCGGCGAGGAGGAGATCGTCTTCCCGCCGTACGACGCCAACCAGCTCCGCGACATCCTCCAGCACCGCGCCGACACCGCGTTCAAGCCCGACGCGCTCACCGACGACGTGATCCCCCTCTGCGCCGCCTTCGCCGCGCAGGAACACGGCGACGCGCGCCGTGCGCTCGATCTCCTCCGCACCGCCGGCGAACTCGCCGAGCGCTCGCAGGCCGAGATCGTCGCCGAGAAACACGTCCGACAGGCCCAAGACAAGATCGAGCTCGACCGCGTCGTCGAGGTCGTCCGCACCCTCCCCACCCAGAGCAAGATCGTCTTATTCGCCGTCATCCTCCTCGAAAAGAACGGTGTTCACAACATCAACACCGGCGAGGTGTTCAACATCTACAAGCGGCTCTGCGAGGAGATCGACGCCGACGTCCTGACCCAGCGGCGGGTCACCGACCTCATCAGCGAGCTCGACATGCTCGGGATCGTCAACGCCGTCGTCGTCTCGAAGGGCCGCTACGGCCGGACGAAGGAGATGGGCCTCTCCGTGCCCGTCGAGGAGACCGAGGCGGTCCTCCTGTCGGACTCGCGGCTCGGCGACATCGAGAACGCGCAGCCGTTCGTCCAGGCGCGGTTCGACAACTGA
- a CDS encoding CaiB/BaiF CoA-transferase family protein, whose product MTDTGDTGTDDTGTDDTRTDDTGTEGPASTGRILDGVTVLDLSTFVTGGFCSAMLANQGAEVVKIEQPGYGDAVRHSGPPFIKGESPYYWTLSYGKKSLELDLKNEDAKEALYELVEEADIFIQNFRPGTAERLDVDYDTLTDHNEDLIYLAISAFGQTGPWRERSGYDLLIQGMSGIMSVTGEADRQPVKVGLPMTDLITAMWAAFGATTALYRREQTGEGEYIDLGMLEATLPWLTKQAGMVFAGEETKRMGTKDPVLAPYQTFETKDGFINICILNEKLWGELCEALDRPDLPEDDRFEQNADRVEHLDELEAEIEATLAEKTTDEWIEVIAEDAGVPAGPVYSVEEALNSPQIEARGTVSEIEHPELGEVPVIEHPLKFRNAESGFELPPPLLGEHNREVFREHGYSEAEIDRLAELGVFGDDADADD is encoded by the coding sequence ATGACCGATACCGGAGACACCGGAACTGACGACACCGGAACTGACGACACCAGAACTGACGACACCGGAACCGAGGGTCCCGCGAGTACCGGACGAATCTTGGACGGCGTCACCGTCCTTGACCTCTCGACGTTCGTCACCGGCGGCTTCTGCTCGGCGATGCTCGCGAACCAGGGCGCGGAGGTCGTCAAGATCGAACAGCCCGGCTACGGCGACGCGGTCCGCCACTCCGGCCCGCCGTTCATCAAGGGGGAGTCGCCGTACTACTGGACGCTGAGCTACGGGAAGAAGAGCCTCGAACTCGACCTGAAGAACGAGGACGCGAAGGAGGCGCTGTACGAGCTCGTCGAGGAGGCGGACATCTTCATCCAGAACTTCCGCCCGGGCACCGCCGAGCGGCTCGATGTCGACTACGACACGCTCACCGACCACAACGAGGACCTGATCTACCTCGCGATCTCGGCGTTCGGACAGACCGGTCCGTGGCGCGAGCGATCCGGCTACGACCTCCTCATCCAGGGGATGAGCGGGATCATGAGCGTCACCGGCGAGGCGGACCGGCAGCCCGTGAAAGTGGGCCTCCCGATGACCGACCTCATCACCGCGATGTGGGCCGCCTTCGGCGCGACGACCGCGCTCTACCGCCGCGAGCAGACCGGCGAGGGCGAGTACATCGACCTCGGAATGTTAGAGGCCACCCTCCCGTGGCTCACCAAGCAGGCCGGGATGGTGTTCGCGGGCGAGGAGACGAAGCGCATGGGGACGAAAGACCCCGTCCTCGCCCCCTACCAGACGTTCGAGACGAAGGACGGGTTCATCAACATCTGTATCCTCAACGAGAAGCTCTGGGGCGAGCTCTGCGAGGCGCTCGACCGCCCGGACCTCCCCGAGGACGACCGGTTCGAGCAGAACGCGGACCGCGTGGAACACTTAGACGAGCTCGAAGCCGAAATCGAGGCCACCCTCGCCGAGAAGACGACCGACGAGTGGATCGAGGTCATCGCCGAGGACGCCGGCGTCCCCGCGGGTCCGGTGTACAGCGTCGAGGAGGCGCTCAACAGTCCGCAGATCGAGGCCCGCGGCACCGTCTCCGAGATCGAACACCCCGAACTCGGCGAGGTGCCCGTGATCGAACACCCGCTCAAGTTCCGCAACGCCGAGAGCGGCTTCGAGCTTCCGCCGCCGCTGCTCGGCGAACACAACCGCGAGGTGTTCCGTGAGCACGGCTACTCGGAGGCCGAGATCGACCGCCTCGCGGAGCTGGGCGTGTTCGGCGACGACGCGGACGCTGACGACTGA
- a CDS encoding beta-ketoacyl synthase N-terminal-like domain-containing protein: MASSATDSTEVRVSGVGMTPFESDSGRSLTDLAATAAERALADAAVDPADVDALHFGNALAEALDESTGLANALAAALGLDGASADRIENTSATGASAFHRGVASLRSGDADAALVVGAEKMSAGDTRDVTEAISRLVHRREYAQGVTLPSFGGLAAGAYLERHDAPREAFAAVAAKNHANAVDNPVAQFRKSIDVADALDSPVVAAPLRLYDCCPMSDGAAAVLLTRADADRPSSASERDADRVSPAVAGIASATGTHAVAERPDPLSIDSVRTAGERVFDRAGIAPDDVDVACIHDAFTVLELIEFEELGFYEPGTAWEATLDGDTALDGDLPVNPGGGLKARGHPLGATGLSQIVELVWQLRGDLPAGRRVDGAETAFAINVAGFGNNSVCTVLRA; encoded by the coding sequence ATGGCGTCGTCTGCGACCGACTCCACCGAGGTCCGCGTCAGCGGCGTCGGTATGACGCCGTTCGAGAGCGACTCGGGGCGCTCGCTCACGGACCTGGCCGCCACCGCCGCCGAGCGCGCCCTCGCGGACGCCGCGGTCGACCCGGCCGATGTCGACGCGCTCCACTTCGGCAACGCCCTCGCCGAGGCGTTGGACGAGAGCACGGGGCTCGCGAACGCGCTCGCGGCCGCGCTCGGGCTCGACGGGGCCTCGGCGGACCGGATCGAGAACACGAGCGCGACCGGCGCGAGCGCCTTCCACCGCGGCGTGGCCTCCCTTCGGAGCGGCGACGCAGACGCCGCGCTCGTCGTCGGCGCCGAGAAGATGTCCGCGGGCGACACGCGGGACGTCACCGAGGCGATCAGCCGCCTCGTCCACCGCCGCGAGTACGCGCAGGGGGTCACGCTCCCCTCCTTCGGCGGCCTCGCCGCCGGCGCCTACCTCGAACGTCACGACGCGCCCCGCGAGGCGTTCGCCGCGGTCGCCGCCAAGAACCACGCTAACGCGGTCGACAACCCAGTCGCGCAGTTCCGGAAGTCGATCGACGTCGCGGACGCGCTCGACTCCCCGGTCGTCGCCGCGCCGCTTCGACTGTACGACTGCTGTCCGATGTCCGACGGCGCCGCCGCGGTCCTGCTGACTCGGGCCGACGCCGACCGCCCTTCCTCGGCCTCCGAGAGAGACGCCGACCGCGTCTCCCCCGCCGTCGCCGGAATCGCGAGCGCGACAGGGACTCACGCCGTCGCCGAACGCCCGGATCCCCTCTCTATCGACTCCGTCCGGACCGCCGGCGAGCGCGTCTTCGACCGCGCCGGAATCGCCCCGGACGACGTCGACGTCGCCTGTATCCACGACGCGTTCACGGTCCTCGAACTGATCGAATTCGAAGAGCTCGGCTTCTACGAGCCCGGGACCGCGTGGGAGGCGACGCTCGACGGCGACACCGCGCTCGACGGCGACCTCCCGGTCAACCCCGGCGGCGGGCTCAAGGCCCGCGGCCACCCCCTCGGCGCGACCGGCCTCTCGCAGATCGTCGAACTCGTGTGGCAGCTGCGGGGGGACCTCCCCGCGGGCCGCCGCGTCGACGGCGCGGAGACGGCGTTCGCGATCAACGTCGCCGGGTTCGGGAACAACAGCGTCTGTACGGTGTTGCGCGCGTGA
- a CDS encoding TetR/AcrR family transcriptional regulator gives MSESQGGSAKESAESPSENVDGGDETVSSKDTKEVIMEATFRALSKHGYKDLRMRDIGEEMDLTRQVIHYHFDGKYDLMSSFLEHIIDQYEGSVVVDGDADPRTELRARVDQCLFGPEFEEFSHWDRMKVYHELYTQAQNDGDHREVFNEHYDRLRGSIVEVVEEGIEEGVFRDVDAERMGQLVTDVIHAARGRRISLGHEDAPEEARKAMDEFIFESLERTE, from the coding sequence ATGAGCGAATCACAGGGCGGATCGGCGAAAGAGTCCGCCGAGTCCCCGAGCGAAAACGTCGACGGCGGCGACGAGACGGTGTCCTCCAAGGACACGAAGGAGGTGATCATGGAGGCGACGTTCCGCGCGCTGAGCAAGCACGGCTACAAGGACCTCCGGATGCGCGACATCGGCGAGGAGATGGACCTCACGCGGCAGGTGATCCACTACCACTTCGACGGGAAGTACGACCTCATGTCCTCGTTCCTCGAACACATCATCGACCAGTACGAGGGGAGCGTCGTCGTCGACGGGGACGCGGACCCGCGGACCGAACTGCGCGCCCGCGTCGATCAGTGCCTGTTCGGGCCCGAGTTCGAGGAGTTCAGCCACTGGGACCGGATGAAGGTGTACCACGAGCTGTACACGCAGGCGCAAAACGACGGCGACCACCGCGAGGTGTTCAACGAGCACTACGACCGCCTCCGCGGCAGCATCGTCGAAGTCGTCGAGGAGGGGATAGAAGAGGGCGTCTTCCGCGATGTCGACGCCGAGCGGATGGGTCAGCTGGTGACCGATGTCATCCACGCCGCGCGCGGGCGCCGGATCTCGCTCGGTCACGAGGACGCGCCCGAGGAGGCCCGGAAGGCGATGGACGAGTTCATCTTCGAGTCGCTGGAACGGACGGAGTAG
- a CDS encoding amidohydrolase family protein produces MTQTIVRNGTVVSLDPDVGEFEEADVLIEDGEIVEVGTGLAASNAEEIDASGKIVVPGFVDSHIHLAQTQVRGIAGDWSLMGEYFDHMLGNITGLYQPEDMYLGGLYGAFEKLYTGTTTALDWSYPNTLEHGERAVDALQDTGLRAVYTYGPPGDDAAKWWYESDVGLPEAKIRSLHEEKIRDDDLLSLALGLRGPDFCTPETAREDLELARDLGVLSTIHMGAALWPSSEYGDDYQGFGAIEDMLGPDVNVAHGNHFTQEDIDHAVEQGVSFSSTPEVEMQMGHGIPVTGKVLEAGGRPAWGVDVCSNVSGDMGSQMRIGLQLQRMFDNQAVLEGDEEVTEVSISARDTLEMATIEGAKALGLDDEIGTITPGKRADLVLFDADDFMTAPSHNPVQTVVFQTDPSHIDTVLVDGEVVKRDGELTNPKVDEEFDRFVASGERLLDEAGIDL; encoded by the coding sequence ATGACACAGACGATCGTGCGAAACGGGACCGTGGTCTCGCTCGACCCGGACGTGGGTGAGTTCGAGGAGGCCGACGTCCTGATCGAGGACGGGGAAATCGTAGAGGTCGGAACCGGGCTTGCGGCGTCGAACGCGGAGGAGATCGACGCGTCCGGGAAGATCGTCGTCCCCGGCTTCGTCGACTCGCACATCCACCTCGCGCAGACGCAGGTACGCGGGATCGCCGGCGACTGGTCACTCATGGGCGAGTACTTCGACCACATGCTCGGCAACATCACCGGGCTCTATCAGCCCGAGGACATGTATCTCGGCGGCCTCTACGGCGCCTTCGAGAAGCTCTACACCGGGACGACGACGGCGCTCGACTGGTCGTACCCCAACACGCTCGAACACGGCGAACGCGCTGTCGACGCGCTGCAGGACACCGGCCTGCGTGCCGTCTACACCTACGGCCCGCCGGGCGACGACGCGGCGAAGTGGTGGTACGAGAGCGACGTCGGCCTCCCCGAGGCGAAGATCCGGAGCCTCCACGAGGAGAAGATCCGCGACGACGACCTGCTCAGCCTCGCGCTCGGGCTCCGCGGCCCGGACTTCTGCACCCCCGAGACCGCCCGGGAAGACCTCGAACTCGCCCGCGACCTCGGCGTCCTCTCGACGATCCACATGGGCGCGGCGCTGTGGCCGTCCTCGGAGTACGGCGACGACTACCAGGGCTTCGGCGCCATCGAGGACATGCTCGGCCCCGACGTCAACGTCGCCCACGGGAACCACTTCACGCAGGAGGACATCGACCACGCCGTCGAGCAGGGGGTCTCCTTCTCCTCGACGCCGGAGGTCGAGATGCAGATGGGGCACGGCATCCCAGTCACCGGGAAGGTGCTCGAAGCGGGCGGCCGCCCGGCGTGGGGCGTCGACGTCTGCTCGAACGTCAGCGGCGACATGGGGAGCCAGATGCGGATCGGGCTGCAGCTCCAGCGCATGTTCGACAACCAGGCGGTCTTGGAGGGCGACGAGGAGGTCACCGAGGTGAGCATCTCCGCGCGCGACACCTTAGAGATGGCCACGATCGAGGGCGCGAAGGCGCTCGGGCTCGACGACGAGATCGGAACGATCACGCCCGGCAAGCGCGCCGACCTCGTCCTGTTCGACGCCGACGACTTCATGACCGCCCCCAGCCACAACCCGGTCCAGACCGTCGTGTTCCAGACCGACCCCTCGCACATCGACACCGTCCTCGTCGACGGCGAGGTCGTCAAGCGCGACGGCGAGCTGACGAACCCGAAGGTCGACGAGGAGTTCGACCGCTTCGTCGCTTCCGGCGAGCGCCTCCTCGACGAGGCCGGGATCGACCTGTAA
- a CDS encoding fumarylacetoacetate hydrolase family protein, with amino-acid sequence MRIGQYRTTDEQTPWPGVATDDGVVDLAEAGAAAGIHVPDRTSDLLADWEWRRKADLAVEHAAETGVGVRDPADLHRAAPVDDPQKVVCVGLNYRDHAEEGDNEIPDEPVLFSKFPTSVVGPDDAVRWDPEYTEKVDYEAELVAVIGERARRVDPEDALDHVAGFTVGNDVSARDLQHGDGQWVRGKSLDTFAPTGPDLVTTDEIDDPHDLEIFAEINGERLQESSTENLIFGVDELISFCSRAFTLEPGDLVFTGTPPGVGVYREPPVLLGDGDSVTIGVEGVGELTTEFETE; translated from the coding sequence ATGCGAATCGGACAATACCGAACGACGGACGAACAGACACCGTGGCCCGGCGTCGCGACCGACGACGGCGTGGTCGACCTCGCCGAGGCCGGCGCCGCCGCCGGAATCCACGTGCCCGACCGAACCAGCGACCTCCTCGCCGACTGGGAGTGGCGCCGGAAGGCCGACCTCGCGGTCGAACACGCCGCGGAGACGGGGGTCGGCGTCCGCGACCCCGCCGACCTCCACCGCGCCGCCCCCGTCGACGACCCGCAGAAGGTCGTCTGCGTCGGGCTGAACTACCGCGACCACGCCGAGGAGGGCGACAACGAGATCCCGGACGAACCCGTCCTCTTCTCGAAGTTCCCCACCTCGGTCGTCGGCCCCGACGACGCGGTCCGGTGGGACCCCGAGTACACGGAGAAAGTCGACTACGAGGCCGAACTGGTCGCCGTGATCGGCGAGCGCGCCCGCCGCGTCGACCCCGAGGACGCCCTCGACCACGTCGCCGGCTTCACCGTCGGCAACGACGTCTCCGCGCGCGACCTCCAGCACGGCGACGGTCAGTGGGTCCGCGGGAAGAGCCTCGACACCTTCGCCCCGACCGGTCCCGACCTCGTCACGACCGACGAGATCGACGACCCCCACGACCTCGAGATCTTCGCCGAGATCAACGGCGAACGCCTCCAGGAGTCGTCGACCGAGAACCTGATCTTCGGCGTCGACGAGCTGATATCCTTCTGTAGTCGGGCGTTCACGCTCGAACCCGGCGACCTCGTCTTTACGGGCACGCCGCCCGGCGTCGGTGTCTACCGCGAGCCCCCCGTGCTGCTCGGCGACGGCGATTCCGTTACTATCGGCGTCGAGGGCGTCGGCGAACTCACGACCGAGTTCGAGACGGAGTAG